A genomic window from Cloacibacillus evryensis DSM 19522 includes:
- a CDS encoding aspartate carbamoyltransferase catalytic subunit: MTWRHRSVIDLDCWTREELYFFLDQSRHMENVMDRPVKKVPALRGKMCVNLFFENSTRTRVSFELAEKMLSADVVNWSVSGSSAAKGETMRDTAWTLEAMGADIVVMRHGAVGAAQYLASKLKRGIVLNAGDGTHAHPTQALLDVYTAWKHFGDLEGRKIALVGDVLHSRVARSDVIAFKTMGCDVVLSGPPTLMPREIEQLGVKYDRDPRKAVEKADMVYLLRIQRERQQDGLFPSVDEYHRWWGADEELMKYANPGALAMHPGPINRGVEIASEVADGHQSVILEQVRSGVATRMALLYLCGGGAR, translated from the coding sequence ATGACCTGGCGTCATCGCAGCGTGATAGACCTTGACTGCTGGACGAGAGAGGAACTCTATTTCTTCCTCGACCAGTCCCGCCATATGGAGAACGTGATGGACCGTCCGGTCAAAAAGGTCCCCGCGCTTCGCGGCAAGATGTGCGTCAACCTCTTCTTTGAGAATTCGACGCGCACGCGGGTCTCCTTTGAACTTGCGGAAAAGATGCTCTCCGCCGACGTCGTCAACTGGTCGGTCTCCGGCTCGAGCGCCGCGAAGGGCGAGACGATGCGCGATACCGCCTGGACCCTTGAGGCGATGGGCGCGGATATCGTCGTAATGCGCCACGGCGCGGTCGGCGCGGCCCAGTACCTTGCCTCAAAGCTCAAGCGCGGCATCGTCCTCAACGCGGGCGACGGTACCCACGCGCACCCGACGCAGGCCCTGCTCGATGTCTACACCGCCTGGAAGCACTTCGGAGACCTCGAGGGGCGGAAGATCGCCCTCGTCGGCGACGTCCTTCACAGCCGCGTCGCGCGCAGCGACGTCATAGCCTTCAAAACGATGGGCTGCGATGTGGTGCTCTCCGGGCCGCCGACGCTGATGCCCCGGGAGATCGAACAGCTCGGCGTCAAATACGACCGCGACCCGCGCAAGGCGGTCGAGAAGGCCGATATGGTATATCTTCTGAGGATACAGCGCGAGAGGCAGCAGGACGGCCTCTTCCCCTCGGTCGACGAGTACCACCGCTGGTGGGGCGCCGACGAAGAGCTTATGAAGTACGCCAACCCCGGCGCGCTCGCGATGCATCCGGGCCCGATCAACAGAGGCGTCGAGATCGCCTCCGAAGTTGCGGACGGTCATCAGAGCGTGATACTCGAACAGGTGCGTTCAGGAGTCGCTACCAGGATGGCGCTTCTCTATCTCTGCGGCGGAGGTGCAAGATAA
- the frr gene encoding ribosome recycling factor, translating to MPQNVLKELTSRCEKSIEHLKGSMLGVRTGRAHPALVEEIKVDYFGTPTPIKNMGSVNVPEARQIVITPWDKTAMKAIEKAIQSSSLGITPQNDGESIRLNLPELTQQRRVELKKMVNKMAEEGRVAVRNIRRDAIEILKKMEKESKITEDDLKKFQKEAQDKTDAFIKKIDSVLADKENEIMDK from the coding sequence ATGCCTCAGAACGTACTCAAAGAACTGACTTCACGCTGCGAAAAGAGCATCGAACACCTGAAGGGCTCCATGCTCGGCGTCCGCACAGGAAGAGCGCATCCCGCACTTGTTGAAGAGATAAAGGTGGATTATTTCGGGACGCCTACTCCCATCAAGAACATGGGGAGCGTCAATGTGCCGGAGGCACGTCAGATCGTCATCACCCCGTGGGACAAGACCGCGATGAAGGCCATTGAAAAGGCGATCCAGTCCTCAAGCCTCGGCATCACGCCGCAGAACGACGGCGAATCGATCCGCCTGAACCTGCCGGAGCTTACGCAGCAGCGCCGCGTGGAGCTTAAAAAGATGGTCAACAAGATGGCGGAGGAGGGCCGCGTGGCGGTGCGCAACATCCGCCGCGACGCGATCGAAATTCTTAAAAAAATGGAAAAAGAGAGCAAGATAACCGAGGACGACCTCAAAAAATTCCAAAAAGAGGCTCAGGACAAGACGGACGCCTTCATCAAGAAGATCGATTCGGTCCTCGCGGATAAAGAAAACGAGATAATGGACAAATAA
- a CDS encoding HD domain-containing protein, giving the protein MGGAVRDRLMGRAVHDRDYVVCGLLPETFRSLFPEARRVGRSFPVFLLEIDGLLCETAFARRERKSGFGYKGFDVFCAPGITIEEDLYRRDTTVNSMAVGADGRLVDPYGGARDIGLRLIRATSWHFCEDPVRALRAARQAAQFGFSIAPPTLAMMERCAEELRSEPKERKFAEFEKALGAERPSIYFRALRAAGLLEGEFPWIYRLIGKGQPPEYHPEGDAFEHTMTALDRAASMTDRAEVRFAALMHDIGKGETPEEMLPHHYGHEERGAAVMREITAVLGLPRLWSRCAEFAAREHMRPSRMKDPAKIRDLIRALEREPLGPDGFGTVVAADGGELPGFLRNYEYLLAIIRTAAKCKVPERLTGPQIGEYIRSKEIEALRTALKDFP; this is encoded by the coding sequence GTGGGCGGCGCCGTCCGTGACAGGCTGATGGGGCGCGCGGTCCATGACCGCGACTACGTCGTCTGCGGCCTTTTGCCGGAGACATTCCGCTCTCTCTTCCCGGAGGCGCGCCGGGTCGGACGTTCCTTTCCCGTCTTTCTCCTGGAGATAGACGGGCTTCTCTGCGAGACCGCCTTCGCGCGCCGGGAGAGAAAAAGCGGCTTCGGCTACAAGGGCTTCGACGTCTTTTGCGCGCCGGGGATAACGATAGAGGAAGATCTTTACCGGCGCGATACGACGGTGAACAGCATGGCGGTCGGCGCGGACGGCCGCCTGGTAGACCCATACGGCGGAGCGCGCGACATCGGCCTCCGGCTGATACGCGCCACGTCCTGGCACTTTTGCGAGGACCCCGTGCGCGCCCTTCGCGCGGCGCGGCAGGCGGCGCAGTTCGGCTTTTCGATAGCTCCGCCCACCCTTGCGATGATGGAACGTTGCGCGGAGGAGCTGCGTTCGGAGCCCAAAGAGCGTAAATTCGCCGAATTTGAAAAGGCGCTAGGCGCCGAACGTCCGTCGATTTACTTTCGCGCCCTGCGTGCCGCGGGGCTCCTTGAGGGAGAGTTTCCCTGGATATACAGATTGATAGGCAAAGGTCAGCCGCCGGAATATCACCCCGAAGGAGACGCCTTTGAACATACGATGACAGCGCTGGATCGCGCCGCCTCGATGACGGACCGGGCCGAGGTGCGCTTCGCCGCGCTGATGCATGATATCGGAAAGGGCGAAACCCCCGAAGAGATGCTGCCGCACCATTACGGCCATGAGGAGCGAGGGGCGGCCGTCATGCGGGAGATAACGGCTGTCCTTGGGTTGCCGCGCCTCTGGAGCCGCTGCGCGGAATTTGCGGCGAGGGAGCACATGCGCCCCTCGCGGATGAAAGATCCCGCGAAGATAAGAGACCTGATCCGCGCGCTTGAAAGGGAGCCTCTCGGTCCCGACGGTTTCGGGACCGTCGTCGCCGCCGACGGCGGCGAGCTGCCGGGATTTCTCCGTAATTATGAATATTTATTGGCGATAATCAGGACCGCCGCGAAGTGTAAAGTGCCGGAGAGGCTGACGGGGCCGCAGATAGGCGAATACATCCGGTCGAAAGAGATAGAGGCATTGCGGACGGCGCTGAAGGACTTCCCGTAG
- a CDS encoding dihydroorotase: MEKFLFKDFKIFNGKEFIKEDCLLVEDGKVAGLGRDLACEGAEVVEGGGRLLTPGFIDLHAHFRDPGGEWNEDLNSGAHAGAAGGFTTLVAMPNTKPAVSEPALIEYVVSHGAAAKASRILPAGCVSKNREGKEICEMEKMTEAGAVFFTDDGAPVATSQLLRLALLYTGKKLPRVMEHPEEISLFKGGQVHEGRVSAMSGLKGIPGASEEIDVARGIALVRDTGGRIHFTHLSSAGAVELIRNAKRAGLDVTCDTTFHHLTLNENAVINSGYNSRFKVNPPLRSADDQRALWEGIKDGTIDAIVTDHAPWHMDEKDEPFQEAPFGIASLECAVAVLLDYRSRNYPDVPLELLFAKMTSAPASLLPEKWQGLGRIEAGAPADLTVIDEDRTRIVDCRTWKSKARCCPWEGVALTGWPVMTFVEGRRIWQDEEEL; the protein is encoded by the coding sequence ATGGAAAAATTTCTCTTCAAAGATTTTAAAATATTCAACGGCAAAGAATTCATAAAAGAGGACTGCCTCCTTGTGGAGGACGGCAAAGTCGCCGGGCTGGGCCGCGATCTCGCCTGCGAGGGCGCGGAGGTGGTCGAGGGCGGCGGACGCCTGCTGACCCCCGGGTTCATCGACCTGCACGCCCACTTCCGCGATCCCGGCGGCGAGTGGAACGAGGACCTCAACAGCGGGGCGCACGCCGGAGCGGCCGGCGGATTCACGACGCTCGTCGCGATGCCGAACACCAAACCTGCGGTCTCCGAGCCGGCGCTAATCGAATATGTCGTCAGCCACGGAGCGGCGGCGAAGGCCTCGCGCATACTGCCGGCGGGCTGCGTCAGCAAGAACCGCGAGGGCAAAGAGATCTGCGAGATGGAAAAGATGACCGAGGCGGGCGCGGTGTTCTTCACGGACGACGGCGCGCCGGTCGCGACGAGCCAACTGCTGCGGCTCGCGCTGCTTTACACGGGCAAAAAACTTCCCCGCGTCATGGAGCACCCCGAAGAGATCAGCCTCTTTAAGGGCGGACAGGTCCATGAGGGCCGCGTCAGCGCGATGTCCGGACTCAAGGGCATCCCCGGCGCTTCGGAAGAGATCGACGTGGCGCGCGGCATCGCGCTCGTGCGCGACACGGGCGGACGCATCCACTTTACCCACCTTTCAAGCGCGGGCGCGGTGGAGCTTATCCGCAACGCGAAGCGCGCCGGACTCGACGTCACCTGCGACACGACATTCCACCACCTCACTCTCAATGAGAACGCGGTCATCAACAGCGGATATAACTCGCGCTTCAAGGTGAACCCGCCGCTGCGCTCGGCCGACGACCAGAGGGCTCTCTGGGAGGGCATAAAGGACGGCACGATCGACGCGATAGTTACGGACCACGCTCCGTGGCACATGGACGAGAAGGACGAACCCTTCCAGGAGGCCCCCTTCGGGATCGCCTCTCTCGAGTGCGCCGTCGCCGTGCTCCTCGACTATCGCAGCCGCAACTATCCCGACGTTCCCCTCGAGCTGCTCTTCGCCAAGATGACGTCCGCCCCCGCGTCGCTGCTCCCCGAAAAGTGGCAGGGACTCGGACGTATCGAGGCGGGCGCTCCGGCCGACCTCACCGTCATCGACGAGGACCGGACGCGCATCGTCGACTGCCGGACCTGGAAGAGCAAAGCCCGCTGCTGTCCCTGGGAGGGCGTCGCGCTGACGGGCTGGCCGGTAATGACCTTCGTCGAGGGACGCAGGATCTGGCAGGACGAGGAAGAACTCTAG
- a CDS encoding LPS export ABC transporter periplasmic protein LptC: MIIEKRLRRFCAVTAFCLICAALPAAAAPAETVKRQNTLSADDIQYNVNTGDARAKGRVVITRDGSVLKGDEAEGNTEKEVMTIRGNVDGSFPGQQATLKSESATWTGDKTKKTDGVVEAFGKVLLTRAPKDRLNADYVLWEIGTENYKARGNVDGILDNRILKAAEATRTGDKFWARDVRRYEDLVQKFVLSSKTMEGRLAKDAKSGQDTLQEMVADQNVVFDYVDKDGLKTRVTGDKAVYSKARGTIVVSGNTKAVRSDGKTVTADTMVVHEDTRNIEAKGNSKIVFVVEEKAKKEEDAKNTGTAKAGAPAKKGSPSAAETKPASEDKKPAAETKNSQLTDEEKNWVEK; the protein is encoded by the coding sequence GTGATAATAGAAAAAAGACTGAGAAGATTCTGCGCCGTGACGGCGTTCTGCCTGATATGCGCCGCTTTGCCGGCCGCGGCGGCTCCAGCGGAGACCGTCAAGCGGCAGAACACGCTTTCGGCCGATGATATCCAGTATAACGTAAACACCGGAGACGCCCGCGCGAAGGGACGCGTCGTGATAACGAGGGACGGCTCCGTCCTCAAAGGCGACGAAGCCGAAGGCAATACCGAAAAAGAGGTCATGACGATCCGCGGGAATGTGGACGGCAGCTTCCCCGGGCAGCAGGCGACGCTGAAATCGGAGAGCGCGACCTGGACGGGGGACAAAACGAAAAAAACGGACGGCGTCGTTGAGGCCTTTGGAAAGGTACTGCTGACGCGCGCGCCCAAAGACAGGCTCAACGCAGACTATGTCCTCTGGGAGATCGGCACCGAAAACTACAAGGCCCGGGGGAATGTCGACGGGATATTGGATAACAGGATACTGAAAGCCGCCGAGGCGACGAGGACCGGAGACAAATTCTGGGCGCGCGACGTGCGCCGCTACGAGGACCTTGTGCAGAAGTTCGTCCTTTCCTCTAAGACGATGGAGGGACGCCTCGCAAAAGACGCGAAAAGCGGGCAGGATACCCTTCAGGAGATGGTGGCGGATCAAAACGTGGTTTTTGACTATGTGGACAAGGATGGGCTCAAAACGAGAGTCACCGGCGATAAAGCCGTCTATTCCAAGGCGCGCGGTACGATCGTCGTCTCCGGCAATACGAAAGCGGTGCGCAGCGACGGGAAGACGGTGACCGCGGACACCATGGTCGTACACGAGGATACGCGCAACATCGAAGCCAAAGGGAACTCTAAGATAGTCTTTGTCGTTGAGGAAAAGGCCAAGAAGGAAGAGGACGCAAAAAACACTGGCACGGCGAAGGCCGGCGCGCCCGCAAAGAAGGGATCGCCGTCCGCGGCTGAAACCAAGCCTGCCTCGGAAGATAAAAAGCCGGCGGCTGAAACGAAAAATTCGCAGTTGACCGACGAAGAGAAAAATTGGGTGGAAAAATAA
- the pyrR gene encoding bifunctional pyr operon transcriptional regulator/uracil phosphoribosyltransferase PyrR, producing the protein MLMAELREKAKLMNAQDLNRVIRRIAHEMVEHNKGTDNMILVGIHRRGVYIARRLQKLIEEAEGAKVPCGELDITLYRDDLTTLSEQPIVHSTRMPGDIAGKHIFLVDDVLFTGRTVRAALEALVDLGRPQIVQLAVIIDRGHRELPIHADICGKNVPTSKNEVIEVKVEELDGKDEVVICERDA; encoded by the coding sequence ATTTTGATGGCGGAACTTAGAGAAAAGGCGAAGCTGATGAACGCGCAGGACCTTAACCGCGTCATTCGCCGTATCGCCCACGAGATGGTGGAGCACAACAAGGGCACCGACAACATGATACTGGTAGGTATCCACAGGCGCGGCGTCTATATCGCGCGCCGGCTTCAGAAGCTCATCGAAGAGGCCGAGGGAGCGAAGGTGCCCTGCGGAGAGCTGGATATCACGCTCTACCGCGACGACCTGACGACGCTCTCCGAGCAGCCGATAGTCCACAGCACGAGGATGCCCGGAGACATCGCGGGAAAGCATATCTTTCTTGTGGACGACGTGCTCTTCACCGGGCGTACGGTCCGCGCGGCGCTTGAGGCCCTTGTCGACCTCGGACGCCCGCAGATAGTTCAGTTGGCCGTCATCATCGACCGCGGCCACCGCGAGCTGCCGATACACGCGGATATCTGCGGCAAGAACGTGCCGACATCGAAGAACGAAGTCATCGAAGTAAAAGTGGAAGAACTCGACGGAAAGGACGAGGTGGTGATCTGTGAGCGCGATGCTTAA
- the pyrE gene encoding orotate phosphoribosyltransferase, whose protein sequence is MSCSCEKNEISKKILEMMKESGAHLQGHFKLTSGLHSDNYMQCALMLRYPKFAACAGEELAKLLAPAKPDFILSPALGGLIIGHEVARALGVPFIFTERVDGEMRLKRFPHPGKLRFALVEDVCTTGKSSREAARILAAEGAEWVASGCIIDRRSPDCLPDWDLKSLVKVCFATYSAEECPLCKEGLPLVKPGSRPDEK, encoded by the coding sequence ATGAGCTGTTCTTGCGAAAAAAACGAAATTTCAAAGAAGATACTTGAAATGATGAAGGAGAGCGGCGCGCACCTTCAGGGCCATTTCAAACTTACCTCCGGGCTGCACAGCGACAACTATATGCAGTGCGCCTTGATGCTGCGCTATCCGAAGTTTGCCGCCTGCGCCGGCGAGGAGCTCGCGAAACTGCTCGCGCCCGCGAAGCCCGATTTTATCCTTTCACCCGCGCTCGGCGGCCTGATAATCGGCCATGAAGTCGCGCGCGCGCTGGGCGTGCCCTTTATCTTCACCGAGAGGGTGGACGGCGAGATGCGCCTTAAAAGATTCCCTCATCCTGGCAAACTTCGCTTCGCTCTCGTGGAGGACGTCTGCACGACCGGCAAATCATCGCGCGAAGCGGCGCGGATACTTGCGGCGGAAGGCGCGGAATGGGTCGCCTCTGGCTGTATCATAGACCGGCGCTCTCCGGACTGCCTGCCGGACTGGGACCTCAAATCGCTCGTAAAGGTCTGCTTCGCCACCTACAGCGCGGAGGAATGCCCGCTCTGCAAAGAGGGACTGCCCCTTGTAAAGCCGGGAAGCCGTCCCGACGAAAAATAA
- the lptB gene encoding LPS export ABC transporter ATP-binding protein yields MSQPIEEKAATLLRAEKLVKAFGGRRVVNEVSVEIKKGEIIGLLGPNGAGKSTTFYMIVGRILPDSGCVWLGDTQLSDQPMYQRARAGIGYLPQEASVFRSLTVRQNLDLVLEESGVPRDVRGDKISRLLKEYGLSHLEDTKAVSLSGGERRRVEIARCLALEPLFILLDEPFSGIDPIAVADLQSIIRELKERGYGILLTDHNVRETLSITDRAYLIYEGKVFLEGKPDYITENKDARKFYLGEDFSW; encoded by the coding sequence ATGTCACAGCCGATAGAAGAAAAAGCGGCGACGCTGCTGCGCGCCGAAAAACTGGTCAAAGCCTTCGGGGGACGCCGTGTCGTCAACGAGGTCAGCGTGGAGATAAAAAAGGGCGAGATCATCGGGCTGCTCGGCCCCAACGGAGCGGGGAAGAGCACGACATTCTATATGATAGTCGGCCGCATCCTTCCCGACTCCGGCTGCGTATGGCTGGGGGACACCCAGCTCTCCGACCAGCCGATGTACCAGCGCGCGCGCGCCGGGATAGGCTACCTGCCGCAGGAGGCCTCTGTATTCAGAAGCCTCACCGTGCGCCAGAACCTGGACCTCGTCCTTGAGGAATCAGGCGTCCCGCGCGACGTGCGGGGAGATAAGATCTCCCGTCTGCTCAAAGAATATGGCCTCAGCCATCTTGAAGATACCAAAGCGGTCTCCCTTTCGGGCGGCGAGCGCCGCCGGGTCGAGATAGCGCGCTGCCTCGCGCTGGAGCCGCTCTTTATACTTCTCGACGAACCGTTCAGCGGAATAGACCCGATAGCGGTCGCCGACCTGCAGTCGATAATCCGCGAACTCAAAGAGCGCGGCTACGGGATATTGCTCACAGACCACAACGTCCGCGAGACCCTTTCGATAACGGACAGGGCCTATCTCATTTACGAGGGCAAGGTCTTCCTGGAGGGCAAGCCCGATTACATAACCGAAAATAAAGACGCCCGCAAGTTCTACCTCGGAGAAGACTTCAGCTGGTGA
- the pyrF gene encoding orotidine-5'-phosphate decarboxylase, whose product MENNNCGLIVALDLPALDDARRFLDRLDKATKYVKVGPRLYALGGASFAKEIIGRGYELFLDLKLHDIPNTVASAVEPLSELGLWALTIHTSGGYEMMARSAAMRDKTGSRMKLLGITVLTSLGGELWSDVHPGCDMRQALIGRAETAQRAGLDGIVCSPLDLELLRGRAENLLRVVPGIRAKKVSTEDQTRVATAKDAAEAGASYIVVGRPILEAADPIAAAKDILKTLGEASHR is encoded by the coding sequence ATGGAGAACAACAACTGCGGCCTTATAGTGGCGCTGGACCTGCCGGCGCTTGACGATGCGAGAAGATTCCTTGACAGGCTGGATAAAGCGACAAAATATGTAAAGGTCGGGCCGCGCCTTTACGCGCTCGGCGGCGCCTCCTTCGCGAAGGAGATAATCGGCCGCGGTTATGAGCTTTTTCTCGACCTTAAACTGCATGACATCCCCAACACCGTAGCCTCGGCGGTCGAGCCGCTTTCCGAGCTTGGTCTCTGGGCGCTCACTATACACACCTCCGGCGGCTATGAGATGATGGCCCGCAGCGCCGCGATGCGCGACAAGACCGGCAGCCGCATGAAGCTGCTTGGCATCACCGTGCTCACCAGCCTGGGCGGAGAGCTATGGAGCGACGTCCATCCCGGCTGCGACATGCGGCAGGCGCTGATCGGGCGCGCGGAGACGGCGCAGCGCGCGGGACTCGACGGCATCGTCTGTTCGCCGCTTGACCTTGAACTTCTCAGGGGCCGCGCGGAAAATTTGCTGCGCGTCGTCCCGGGGATCCGCGCGAAAAAGGTGAGCACCGAGGACCAGACGCGCGTCGCCACCGCAAAGGACGCGGCGGAGGCCGGAGCCTCGTACATAGTCGTCGGACGCCCGATACTCGAGGCGGCCGATCCCATCGCCGCGGCGAAAGATATACTTAAAACATTAGGGGAGGCTTCACACAGATGA
- a CDS encoding molybdopterin-dependent oxidoreductase, translated as MERDSITDGWKTTACPYDCPGTCSMLARVRDGKVELRANPANRRSRFLCAKGLRFAKRIEDPRRLLHPRRRRGSDWVDISWDEALYLWAEKISGAVKRYGPLSVMSFASAGSMTFSKQLIPAFYGALGGFTATKGSLCSSIGSAGLKESACGFGVPYVPPEDISTAGGALLWGRNSSHTQPQLTPCLEALRRGGGETACVEVRLSATAARCDRFWRIAPGGDWALAAWLCRRLVEEEKDSSGWRARAVNPGAFLNTLAGMDKERLLIQAGLSEDAAEEIYRWLLAHSPATHIPAYGAQRYLHGDMQFRWIFALAVLCGGFSNARAGLSFSKDEGAVFPEGLFEASSNVRRFGVTTWPAELMRAEPPVRVLNIYCANPAQQSPDTRLVEAAIGSVDFKVCSEVFMTRTAELCDLVLPASIFLEEEDWIGGYGHSYVSHNERVAAPRGECRSDWEAYGALARRLGLDLDMEALFSRMNMAVAADKRLREVSKNLYLWDEPCYWRLPASRALLPEAAPRPLKIPAGCLRLVTVHSDLYINGQNVDAPAKCLEAVINLPENFCLARGIAEGDRLNVASVNGAEIIMRAALDRSLAADTAWAMQGLPCLNALTAAQEAPGRGAPYAECFVKIEKLSSM; from the coding sequence ATGGAGAGAGACTCGATAACCGACGGATGGAAGACGACCGCCTGCCCCTATGACTGTCCCGGCACCTGTTCCATGCTCGCAAGGGTAAGGGACGGGAAGGTCGAGCTGCGCGCCAATCCCGCCAACAGGCGGAGCCGGTTTCTCTGCGCCAAGGGGCTGCGTTTCGCCAAGCGGATCGAAGACCCGCGGCGGCTTCTTCACCCGCGGCGGCGGCGCGGTTCGGACTGGGTGGATATTTCCTGGGACGAGGCGCTGTATCTATGGGCTGAAAAGATATCCGGGGCGGTGAAGCGATATGGGCCGCTCTCCGTAATGTCATTCGCCAGCGCCGGCTCCATGACGTTTTCCAAACAGCTTATCCCCGCCTTCTACGGCGCCCTCGGCGGCTTTACCGCCACAAAGGGCAGCCTTTGCTCCTCCATCGGTTCGGCGGGGCTGAAAGAATCGGCCTGCGGCTTTGGCGTCCCTTATGTGCCGCCGGAGGATATTTCCACGGCCGGCGGCGCGCTGCTGTGGGGGCGCAACAGCAGCCACACGCAGCCGCAGCTCACGCCGTGCCTGGAAGCGCTGCGCCGCGGCGGCGGCGAAACGGCGTGCGTCGAGGTGCGCCTCTCGGCGACGGCGGCGCGCTGCGACAGGTTTTGGCGGATAGCGCCCGGCGGAGACTGGGCTCTCGCCGCCTGGCTCTGCCGCAGGCTTGTCGAAGAGGAAAAAGATTCTTCCGGCTGGCGCGCGCGGGCGGTAAACCCCGGGGCTTTTTTAAACACTCTCGCCGGCATGGATAAGGAGAGGCTGCTGATACAGGCCGGGCTTTCAGAGGATGCGGCGGAGGAGATATACCGCTGGCTCCTTGCGCACTCCCCGGCGACTCATATTCCCGCTTACGGCGCGCAGCGCTATCTGCACGGAGACATGCAGTTCCGCTGGATCTTCGCGCTCGCGGTGCTCTGCGGCGGATTCTCAAACGCGCGCGCCGGCCTTTCGTTCAGCAAGGACGAGGGGGCGGTCTTTCCCGAGGGGCTCTTTGAAGCAAGCTCTAATGTGCGCCGCTTCGGCGTCACCACCTGGCCCGCCGAGCTGATGAGGGCGGAGCCGCCCGTGCGGGTGCTGAACATCTATTGCGCCAACCCGGCGCAGCAGTCGCCCGATACGCGGCTGGTCGAAGCGGCGATCGGGTCGGTGGATTTCAAGGTTTGCAGCGAGGTCTTTATGACGCGTACCGCCGAGCTTTGCGATCTGGTGCTGCCGGCGTCGATCTTTCTCGAAGAGGAGGACTGGATCGGGGGCTACGGACATAGCTACGTAAGCCACAACGAGCGCGTCGCCGCGCCGCGCGGGGAGTGCCGCAGCGACTGGGAGGCATATGGCGCTCTGGCCCGGCGGCTCGGTCTTGACTTGGATATGGAGGCCCTTTTTTCGCGGATGAATATGGCGGTCGCGGCCGATAAGCGTCTGCGGGAGGTCTCAAAAAACCTTTATCTCTGGGACGAACCCTGTTATTGGCGGCTGCCCGCCTCCCGCGCGCTGCTGCCGGAGGCTGCGCCGCGGCCCCTCAAGATCCCCGCCGGCTGTCTGCGCCTCGTCACCGTCCACTCCGACCTCTATATCAACGGGCAGAATGTCGACGCTCCCGCCAAATGCCTGGAGGCGGTCATAAATCTGCCGGAAAATTTTTGCCTGGCAAGAGGGATCGCGGAGGGCGACCGGCTGAACGTCGCCTCCGTGAACGGCGCGGAGATCATCATGCGCGCGGCGCTCGACCGCTCTCTCGCCGCGGATACGGCGTGGGCGATGCAGGGGCTTCCGTGCCTAAACGCCCTGACCGCCGCGCAGGAGGCTCCCGGCAGGGGCGCGCCCTATGCGGAGTGTTTTGTGAAGATCGAAAAGTTATCGTCCATGTAG